ATACGGGTTGCCGCACTCAGCGCTGGGAGTGGCCAGATGGGAGAATGTTGAGCGGCTCTGGCAATCATGTCCTCACCTGCCCTTCGGACTCGGCAAACATGGGCACTGGGCTGTTCAGCAAGGTACTGGTGAGCACGGTGCCCCACCACGTCTTTATGCGGTTGCCTGGCTTTTTCAGCCACATCCGGCCCCAATATGTTCGTGGCCAGGTGGTGCTCAGTGCCATCGCCAACCCCCCTTATTCCCCGAGTGGGCTTCCTTCGAAGCCTATGTCGTTCATCCTTGCCCTGCAGCACCTGACAGCAAATGGCCAATGGCAGGATCTCGCCACGCGGGAGTTCTGGGCTCAGTCTTCTACGGGAGGATATGAAAAGGCTTTGTATGAGGTCGGAGCCTGGGTATCTCCCAACACGAGCGTAAGGGTTGAGCTTCGCGCCAATGTGGTTCCTCCTTTGCGCGTTGCCAACGAAAACAACTTCTATGAGAACTACTCGTTGATGATTGACCTTGTTGATGCGCGTCTTGTGTTGCCGGTGTGTATTCCGGACATGAGTAATCCCGGGCAGTGCCTCTTATTCTAGCGCTCTTTGTTGGGACAGTTGGTGGGACTCCTCCGGGCGGACGGGGAGGCGAGCGGCCCAGAAGGGCTCGCCCTGGGGGCCGAAGAGGAAGATCTGGGTTCCACCGTATCGAGAGAGGATGCGGTGGCTGACAGCCGCCAGGAAACCATCGACGTCGTTGATAGAGACCATGGCCCGGACCTCCGGCGGAGGGACAGGGCCGCATCATAGCTGACACGGACCAGGTCTCCTTCACACGGAGCGGGCATCCCTGCTGAGTGCGGGGTAGGGTGGCCCGCCATGAGTCTGCCCCTGCGTGTGAAGATGGCTCCTGGAGGCCCCGAGGTCTCTCGGCTTGCGTACGGCGCGTGGCGACTGCTGAACGACGAGCAGGACGCCGACGCCCAGCGGGTGCTGGCGCTGATCCAGACCTGCCTGGATCAGGGCATCACGACTTTCGACCATGCGGACATCTACGGGGGGTATCGCTGCGAGGCGGCCTTCGGGGCCGCGCTGCGTGCCAGTCCCGGGCTGCGCCAGCGGATGGAGCTGGTCAGCAAGTGCGGCATCATGCTGGTGGACCCCGCGCGGCCCCAGAACCGCATCAAGCACTACGACTACTCGCGCCAGCACATCATCGCGTCCGTGGAGAACTCGCTGCGGAACCTGGCCACGGACTACCTGGACGTGCTGCTCCTGCACCGGCCGAGCCCGCTGCTGGACCCGGACGAAGTCGCCGAGGCGCTGCGCCAACTCGTGTCACAGGGCAAGGTCCGCTACCTGGGTGTGTCCAACTTCACTCCGGCGCAGCTCGATGCCCTGGCCAGCCGGCTCGATCAGCCGCTGGTGACGAACCAGGTGGAGCTCCACCCG
This DNA window, taken from Hyalangium gracile, encodes the following:
- a CDS encoding aldo/keto reductase, which encodes MSLPLRVKMAPGGPEVSRLAYGAWRLLNDEQDADAQRVLALIQTCLDQGITTFDHADIYGGYRCEAAFGAALRASPGLRQRMELVSKCGIMLVDPARPQNRIKHYDYSRQHIIASVENSLRNLATDYLDVLLLHRPSPLLDPDEVAEALRQLVSQGKVRYLGVSNFTPAQLDALASRLDQPLVTNQVELHPLRLEPFLDGTLDQCLQHRISPMAWSPLAGGRLLKGEGGAESRVRAVLSELARKYGAELDQLVYAWLLRHPSRIIPVLGTQRLERITSVAGALSLELDIQDWFAVWSASSGAPVP